GGGAGATCATAAATGAGCACAATAGGACCGGGAGGTTCGGGGGGAGGGTCCACACACGATTCCCGCCCGAGCCGAACGGCTACCTGCACATCGGCCACGCGAAGTCGATATGCCTGAACTTCGGCATTGCGGAGGAATATGGCGGGAAGTGCAACCTCCGGTTCGACGACACCAATCCTGTCAAGGAGGAGCAGAAGTTCGTGGACTCAATAATTGAGGATGTGCGCTGGCTGGGTTTCGACTGGGAGGATAGGCTATTCTTCGCCTCGGACTACTTTGAGAAAATGTATGAGTACGCTGTTCAATTAATAAAGGCCGGGAAGGCATATGTCGACGACCTCAGTGCGGAGGAGATAAGCAGAATGCGGGGCTCGCTGACGGAGCCCGGAACCCCCAGCCCCTTCCGCAACAGGAGCATCGAAGAGAACCTCGACCTCTTCGAGAGGATGCGCCGAGGAGAGTTCGAGACCGGGAGCAGAGTCCTGAGGGCGAAGATAGACATGTCCCACCCCAACATGAACATGAGGGACCCGGTGATGTATCGAATTCTGAAGGTCCCGCACCACAGGCAGGGCACGAAGTGGTGCATATATCCTACCTATGACTGGGCCCACGGGCTTGAGGACTCAATAGAGGGCATCACCCACTCCATATGCACCCTTGAGTTCGAGGACCACAGACCCTTGTACGATTGGTTCCTCGACCAGTTGGGCGTCCACCACCCGCAGCAGATCGAGTTCGCCAGATTAAACCTAAGCTATACAGTGATGAGTAAGAGAATGCTCAGGCAGCTCGTCGAGGAGGGGAGGGTCTCCGGCTGGGACGACCCCCGGCTGCCGACAATCAGTGGAATGAGGCGCCGGGGCTACTCGCCCGCCGGCATCAGGCTTTTCTGTAAGAGAATAGGCGTGGCAAAGGTCAACAGCACAGTGGACTTCGAATTCCTCGAGCACTGCATCCGGGAGGACCTGAATAAGACCTCCCCGCGATACATGGGCGTCCTCAGGCCCCTGAAGGTCGTTATCGAGAACTACCCGGAGGGCCAAGTGGAGGAGGTTGAGGTGATGGTCAACCCAGAGGACCCTTCCGCGGGAAAGAGAAAGGTCCCGTTCTCAAGGGAGCTCTATATCGAACAGGATGATTTTATGGAGAACCCGCCAAAGGACTTCTACAGACTCGCGCCCGGCCGCGAGGTCAGGCTTAGGGGTGCTTATCTCGTGACCTGCAGGGAGGCCGTGAAAAAAAATGGCAAGGTGGTCGAACTTAGGTGTACCGTGGACCCCGCGACGCGCGGTGGTAGTGCCCCGGACGGGAGGAAGGTGAAATCAACTCTGCACTGGGTGTCTGTCCCCCACGCCATAAGTGCGGAGGTGAGGCTTTACGATAAATTATTCACAGTCGAAGACCCGGCGGGGCAGGAGGGCCGGGACTTCAGGGAGTTCCTTAACCCCAAATCCCTCGAGGTTCTCACGGACTGCAAAGTCGAGGCTGCTCTGAAGAGGCTGAAGCCCCTAGACCGTATTCAGCTAGAGAGAGTCGGGTACTTCTGCGTGGATCCGGACACGACGCCCGAAAGACTCGTCCTGAACCTGACCGTGCGACTGAAGGATAGATGGAGCAAGAGCAGGTCTCAGGGGTGAGAGGGCGAACGAGGCCCAAGGAGGCGCCCTCCTGCAAATCTTTAATTACGGAAACGAAATTCGGCCCGGCGCAGTCAAAAAAGCCCCGTAGTGTAGAGGTCAATCATCCGGGGTCCTGCATCCCGGGACGGTGGTTCGAATCCACCCGGGGCTATTGCCGCGGCCCGCCGGAGCTTTGGGGCGGGGCAAATGGATAAGAGGGGCTCAAACGGGCCGTAGGCACAATAGTTATTATGAGATTTTTCCTTTCATATTATTATGTGTTCCACAGGGCCCCAGCAAGGATATGTACCATCTGCCAGCCAGCAGCATCCACCGCAGGCATCTCCACAGCAGCCACCCCAGCTATATTCTCCTCAATATCAATACATGGCCCAACCGTCACTCCAACCGGCCCGAACTCCCGAGAAAAACATCGCCATCATTTTAACAGTGGTCGTGCTTGTTGGGGTGAGCATCGCCCTCGCTCTTGTTATGGTGGTCAACAGGACCCCGAATGTTGCGGGCGGGGAAGGGGGCACCACATACGGACTCCGGGTGACGCCAAGACCAGACGGCTGGTTGATTGAGATTACGCGGGGTTCTGAAAACGCCGAGGAAGTGAGGTTACAGGTATTTGATGGCAAGACAAATGACTTGGTGTATACCTGTCCATTGACATGGATGGGTTCATCCGATGGTGAATTCAACGACAGGAACAATAACAATAGGCTGGACACGGGAGACACAATCTTTCTTAAAAACAACGGCGAAATATTCGAAGGAATGAGGCTTGAGCTGAGGATGGGGAATCGTGTCCTCGGCACCATCAAGG
This region of Thermoplasmata archaeon genomic DNA includes:
- a CDS encoding glutamine--tRNA ligase/YqeY domain fusion protein, which gives rise to MEEKEPASDFIREIINEHNRTGRFGGRVHTRFPPEPNGYLHIGHAKSICLNFGIAEEYGGKCNLRFDDTNPVKEEQKFVDSIIEDVRWLGFDWEDRLFFASDYFEKMYEYAVQLIKAGKAYVDDLSAEEISRMRGSLTEPGTPSPFRNRSIEENLDLFERMRRGEFETGSRVLRAKIDMSHPNMNMRDPVMYRILKVPHHRQGTKWCIYPTYDWAHGLEDSIEGITHSICTLEFEDHRPLYDWFLDQLGVHHPQQIEFARLNLSYTVMSKRMLRQLVEEGRVSGWDDPRLPTISGMRRRGYSPAGIRLFCKRIGVAKVNSTVDFEFLEHCIREDLNKTSPRYMGVLRPLKVVIENYPEGQVEEVEVMVNPEDPSAGKRKVPFSRELYIEQDDFMENPPKDFYRLAPGREVRLRGAYLVTCREAVKKNGKVVELRCTVDPATRGGSAPDGRKVKSTLHWVSVPHAISAEVRLYDKLFTVEDPAGQEGRDFREFLNPKSLEVLTDCKVEAALKRLKPLDRIQLERVGYFCVDPDTTPERLVLNLTVRLKDRWSKSRSQG